Part of the Pseudomonas oryzicola genome is shown below.
CCCACCGGCACGCCATTGTTCTTGGCCCACTTGATGAAGTCCATCACGATCAGGAAGTAACCGGGGAAACCCATCTGGATGATGATGTCCAGCTCGAACTTCAGGCGGTCCAGATAGACCTGGCGCTTTTCTTCGTAATTGGGCGTGGTCTCTTTCGGCCACAGTACCGCCAGGCGCTCTTCCAGGCCTTCGTGGGAGACGTGGCGCAGGTAGTCATCGATACCCATGCCGTTGGGCGTGGGGAAGTCGGGCAGGAAGTACTTGCCCAGCTGTACCTGGATATTGCAGCGTTTGGCGATCTCGACGGTGTTGGCGATGGCGTCGGGCAGGTCGCTGAACAGCTCGGCCATTTCCTCGGCCGACTTCAGGTACTGCTGGTCGCTGTACATCCTTGGGCGGCGTGGGTCGTCGAGGGTCCAGCCCTCGCCGATGCACACCCGCGTTTCATGGGCGTCGAAGTCGGACTGCTTGATGAAGCGCACGTCGTTGGTTGCCACCAGCGGGGCCCCGAACTTGTCAGCCAGGGCCACAGCGGCATGCACGTATTCTTCGTCGCGAGCGCGGTTGGTGCGCTGCACTTCAACGTAGAAGCGCTCGGGGAACATGCCCATCCAGTCCTGCAGCAGAGCCTCGGCCTCCTCGTCCCTGCCAGCCAGCAGGGCCATGCCGATATCGCCTTCCTTGCCTGCGGACAAAGCGATCAGGCCCTCGCTGGCCGGGGCGATCCAGTCACGCTGGAGGACTACCAGGCCATTGCGCTGGCCGTCGGTCCAGCCGCGCGAAATGAGTTCGGTGAGGTTGCGATAGCCCTTGGGGTTCATGGCCAGGAAGCAGATACGCGACAGCGGCGCTTCCGGATCGTCGCCGGCCAGCCACAGGTCGGCGCCGCAAATCGGCTTGATGCCGGCGCCCATGGCAGTCTTGTAGAACTTCACCAGCGAGCACATGTTGCTCTGGTCGGTGATTGCCACCGCCGGCATGTTCATCCCCGCCAGTGCCTTGGCCAGCGGCTTGATCCGCACCAGGCCGTCGACCAGCGAGAATTCGGAATGGACGCGCAGGTGAACGAAGGGAACCGGCATGGAAGATCCTGTAGCAGTGCTGAACGACAAGGGCGGGATTGTAGCGTAAATGAGGCGGGATTTTGGGTTGCTTTGCAGCTTATCGCGACACAAGGCGCTCACAAGCATCGCGCTGTTCTCCAGCGCTAGCGTTGTACTACGCGGCGGATGGCACCGGCTGTGCCGGTGATCGCGGATAAATCCGCTCCTACAGGTGCGGCGTCAACCGTAGGAGCGGATTTATCCGCGAAGCAGGCGGCGCGGTGTATGGCTCCGGCTATGCCGGCGAACGAAGCGGGCCCCGGAGTCAGATCAGGGAAGCCGTGACGCCTTCGCGCGCATCCCAGGCCGCCCGCACCGGGGCAAAGGAGCGCCGGTGAATGGGCGTAGGCCCCAGCCGCGCCAAGGCCTCGAGGTGCACCGGGGTCGGGTAGCCCTTGTGCCCACCAATGCCATAACCCGGGTAGATCAGCTCGAATGCGCTCATCTCCCGGTCACGGGTCACCTTGGCCAGGATCGACGCCGCCGCGATGGCCGGCACCTGGCTATCGCCCTTGACTACCGGCGACGCCGGTACGGCCAGTTTCGGGCAGCGGTTGCCGTCGATCAGGGCCAGCTTCGGTGTAATGTGCAGGCCTTCCACGGCGCGCTGCATGGCCAGCATGGTGGCGTGCAGGATGTTCAGACGGTCGATTTCCTCGACCTCGGCACGGGCGATGCAGAAGCTCAGGGCCTTCTCGCAGATCTCATCGAACAGCGCCTCGCGCCTGGCTTCGGTGAGTTTCTTCGAATCGTTCAGGCCGAGGATCGGGCGCGCCGGGTCGAGGATCACCGCCGCCGTCACCACCGCGCCGCACAGCGGGCCACGGCCCACCTCGTCGACACCAGCGACAAGGTCTTCGACCAGGTTGAAGTCCAGTCCAATCTGCATGTCAACGGTCCTTGAGCAGGGCCAGTACCGCCTCGGCCGCCTGGTTGGAGGCGTCGCGGCGCAAGGTGCGGTGAATTTCGTCAAAGCGCTCGGTCTGCTGGCTGCCATTGGCTACCAGTGGCGCCAGGGTATTGGCCAGCGCTTCGCTGGTGGCGTCGTCCTGCAACAGCTCGGGCACCAGCGCGCGCTGGGCGAGCAGGTTTGGCAGCGACACATAAGGGCTTTTTACCAGACGCTTGAGGATCCAGTAGGTCAACGGCGCCAGGCGGTAAGCCACCACCATCGGGCGCTTGTACAGCAACGCTTCGAGTGTAGCGGTACCCGAGGCGATCAGCACCGCGTCACAGGCAGCCAGGGCCTGGTGCGACTGGCCATCGAGCAGGGTCAGCGGCAGTTGGCGCCCTTCGAGCATCTGCTCGATCTGGGCGCGCCGTGCGGCATTGGCGCAGGGCAACACGAAACGCACGCCCGGAACCTGCTGGCACAGCCGTTCAGCCGCATCAAGGAACAATGCCCCCAGGCGCCCGACTTCGCCGCCGCGGCTGCCGGGCATCAGTGCCACCACCGGCCCTTCGCCCAGGCCCAGCTCGGCACGCGCCGCCGGGCGGTCCGCCTCGAGCGGGATGGTGTCAGCCAGTGGATGGCCAACGAAGCGCACCGGCACACCCTTTTCTTCATAGAAGCGTGCCTCGAACGGCAACAGCGTGAGCATCAGGTCGCAGCCTTCGCGAATCTTCAGCACACGCTTTTGCCGCCAGGCCCAGACCGAAGGGCTGACGTAATGCACGGTCTTGATACCCGCCTGACGCAGTTTCAGCTCGATATTGAGGGTGAAGTCCGGGGCATCGATGCCGATGAAGGCATCGGGCCTTTCGCCAATCAGGGTCTCGATCAGCAGCTTGCGGCGTTTGAGCAGCTCACGCAGGCGCCCCAGCACTTCGACCAGGCCCATGACGGCCAGGCGCTCCATGGGGAAATAGGATTGCAGCCCTTCGGCTTCCATCAGCGGGCCGCCAACGCCGATGAACCGCACGTCAGGGTGGCGTGCCTTGAGGGCACGCATCAGGCCTGAACCGAGGATGTCGCCGCTGGCCTCACCTGCGACCAAGGCTACGCAAAGCTGGGCCATGTCAGCGGGTGATGCCGCGGGCGGAGTTCACGATCGACTGACGGAACAGCTCGACCTCAGGATGCTGCGCAGCCAGTTCGTCCAGCTCCTTGAGCGCGTCTTCGACGGTCAGGCCCTGGCGATAGACGATCTTGTAGCAACGGCGCAGTACATGGATGACCTCGTCGCTGAAACCGCGCCGGCGCATACCTTCGAAGTTCATGCTGCGCGCTTCCGCCGGGCTGCCGAACACGGTGACGAACGCCGGTACGTCCTTGCCGATCGCCGTACCCATGCCGGAGAACGCATGGGCGCCGATATGGCAGTACTGATGAACCAGGGTATAACCGGACAGGATCGCCCAGTCGCCGACATGCACATGCCCGGCCAGCGCCGTGTTGTTGACGAGGATGCAATGGTTGCCGATGACGCTGTCGTGGCCGATGTGGGCATAGGCCATGATCAGGTTGTGGTCGCCCACGGTGGTTTCCGCGCGGTCCTGGATGGTGCCGCGGTGGATGGTCACCCCTTCGCGGATCACGTTGTGGTCACCAATCACCAGGCGCGTCGGTTCACCTTTGTACTTGAGGTCGGGCGTGTCTTCGCCGATCGAGGAAAACTGAAAGATACGGTTGTGCTTGCCGATACGGGTCGGACCTTTGAGCACAACATGCGGGCCGATAACGGTGCCCTCCCCGATTTCCACATCGGGGCCAACGATCGACCAAGGGCCGACCTCGACGCCATCGGCCAGCTTGGCCGAGGGATCGATAATGGCCCGAGGATCAATCGAATTCATAGGGAGCGTTCCGCGCAGGTGATCTCGGCCGAGCAAACCGGCTTGCCGTCGACCAGCGCACGGCACTCGAACTTCCAGATCATGCTCTTGCGGCTGAGGAACTTGGCTTCCAGCACAAGCTGGTCACCCGGCAGTACCGGCTGACGGAAACGCAGTTTGTCGGAACCGACGAAGTAGTAAAGAGTGCCGTCGGCAGGCTTGGCATCCAGCATCTTGAAGCCGAGGATGCCGGCAGCCTGGGCCATGGCTTCGATGATCAGGACGCCCGGCATGATCGGGTGCGCCGGGAAATGGCCGTTGAAGAACGGCTCGTTGATGCTGACATTCTTGTAGGCACGAATGCTCTGGGCCTCGTAGTCCAGATCCGTCACGCGATCCACCAGCAGGAACGGGTAACGGTGAGGCAGGTATTCGCGAATCTCGTTGATGTCCATCATTTCGGGGGGGAAGCCTGTAATAAGAATAGGGAGCGCAGGTGCTGACCACACGCTCCTTTTGCAATCCAAAGAGGAGCCAGCTAGCGACTGTTCACTCTTGCTCAGGGAATGGTATCAGCCTTCTGATGTCGGCTGGCCACCTGAGGTCACGGTATCGACGCGTTTTTCCACCTGCTGGAGACGCTTGGCCATGTCGTCCAGGTGGCGGATACGCGCGGCGCTCTTGCGCCATTCAGCCAGTGGCTGCATGGCAGTGCCGGAAGAATAGGCACCCGGTTCGGTTATTGAACGGGTCACCATGGTCATACCAGACACGAAAACGTTATCACAGACATCGATATGCCCCACCATGCCGACACCACCGGCAATGGTGCAATGCTTGCCGATGCGCGTACTGCCGGAAATGCCGACACAGGCGGCCATGGCCGTATGCTCACCGATCTGCACGTTGTGGGCGATCTGGATCTGGTTGTCGAGCTTGACCCCGTCAGCGATGCGCGTGTCCGACAACGCACCACGGTCGACCGCAGTGTTGACGCCGATTTCCACGTCGTCGCCGATGGTCACGCCGCCAATCTGGGCAATCTTGCGCCATACGCCCTTCTCGTTGGCGAAGCCGAAGCCTTCGCCGCCGATTACCGCACCCGACTGGATGACCACGCGCTTGCCGATGGTCACGTCATGGTACAAGGTGACCCGTGGCGCCAGCCATCCACCCTCGCCGATCACGCAACGGGCACCCACTACGCAGTGCGCCCCTACGCTGACATTGGCCGCGATGCGTGCGCCGCTTTCGATGACCGCGAACGGCCCGATGCTGGCGCTGGCATCCACCTGCGCGTCCTCAGCCACCACGGCGCTGGGATGAATACCCGCCACAGCCTTGGGTTTGGGATCGAACAGGTGGGAAATGCGCGCGTAGGCCAGGTACGGATCGGCGACGATCAGTGCATTGCCGGCAAAGCCTTCGGCGTCCGCCGCCTTGAGCAGCACCGCGGCCGCCTGGCTGTTATCCAGGTATTTGCGGTACTGCGGGTTGGCGAGGAAGCTCAACTGACCGGGGCCAGCCTCCTGCAAGGTGGCCAGCCCGGTAATCTGCAGCGCCTCGGGCCCCTTGAGGGTAGCGCCGAGGGCCTCGGCCAGCTGGCCTAGCGTCATGGTCACGGTCATATCAACGGGCTTGGTTCATGCGCTCGATGACCTGGCGGGTGATGTCGTACTGAGGCTTGACATCGATGACCGCGCCACGCTCCAGGACCAGGTCGTAACCACCTTTCTTGATTACTTCCTCGACAGCGCCATCCAGCTTCGGCTTCAGCTGCTTGAGCATGTCGCGGTCGGCAACGGCCTTGGCTTCGTTCAGCTCCTTGGACTGGAACTGGAAGTCACGAGCCTTCTGCTTGAATTCGAGCTCCAGGCGCTCACGCTCCTGCTGCTGCATCTTGTCGCCGCCTTTGATCAGACGGTCCTGGATACCTTTGGCGCTGCTTTCCAGGCTTTTCAGCTTGGTCAGTTGCGGACCGAATTTCTTCTCGGCATCCACCGCGTATTTCTTGGCGGCGTCCGATTCCAGCAGGGCCATCTGATAGTTCAGGACGGCAACCTTCATTTCGGCGAAAGCCGGGGTGGCGACCAGCGCCGCGGCCACTACGGCCAGTTGAGTCAACTTACGCACGATGCACTCCTGGATAAACCGTTGTCATTAAGCGAGGGCCGACCTCAGAAGGTCTGGCCCAGAGAGAATTGGAACACCTGCGTGTCGGCATCGTCCGGCTTCTTGACCGGCATCGCCAGGCTGAAGCTCAACGGGCCCAGTGCAGTAATCCAGGTCACGCCCAGGCCGACCGAGCTGGCCATGCCCGAGAACCCGACCTTCTCGCAATCAGGCTGGTTGCCGCAATTGGTGTCGAACACGTTACCCACGTCCCAGAACACGGAGGTGCGCAGCGAACGCTGGTCCTTGACGAACGGCAACGGGAACAGCAGCTCGACGCCGCCTTGCACCAGCACGTTACCACCGAACGGCAACGGATCCTGGTCCGGGTCGGCGATGGTGCCTGGCTTGCCACCGTTGGCCTCGCCGCGGCTTGGGGTACTGCGTGGGCCCAGGCTGCTGTCCTTGAAGCCACGGACGGAGTTGAAGCCACCCGCGAAGTAGTTCTCGTAGAACGGCAGGCCGGAAGTGCTGCCGTAACCATCACCATAGCCCAGCTCGGTGTGCAGGCGCAGGGTGTAGTCGTTGGTAATCGGCTTGAACAGCTGGCCGCGGTAGTCGAGCTTGAAGAACGACAGGTCGCTGCCCGGAATGGTGGATTCCAGGGTCAGGCTTTGCGAGTGACCACGGGTGGCCAGCACGCCTTTGTTCAGGGTCGACTCCGACCAGCCGATCGAGGCCTTGAAGTTGAGGAAGCTGTCGCCTTCCTGTTCGAGGAAGTCGAAGATCTCGTCAACGGTGTACTTGCCGGTCTTGATCTTGTCCTGCTGCACGCTCAGGCCATAGGTCAGGCGCGAGGTTTCGCTGATCGGGTAGCCCAGGCTGACGCCGGCACCGTAGCTGTCCACCGCATAGCTGGCCACGTCGACATCGAGGTCATCGTAGTCGGTGCTGCGGTAGAAGGCGTTGTAGCCCAGGCTCACGCCATCGGCGGTGAAGTAGGGATCGACGAAGCCGAAGTTGTAGCGGGTCTGGTATTCCGAACGGGTCAGGCCGATCGACACCTTGTTACCGGTACCGAGGAAGTTGCTCTGGCTGATCGAACCACCGAGGATCAGGCCGGCGCTCTGGGCGAAACCGACGCTGGCGGTGATCGAGCCGGAAGCCTGCTCCTCGACGCTGTAGTTGACGTCGACCTGGTCATCGGTGCCCGGCACCGGCGGGGTCTCGACGTTGACTTCCTTGAAGAAGCCCAGGCGCTCCAGACGGGTCTTGGACTGGTCGATCAGGTAGGTCGAGGCCCAGCCACCTTCCATCTGGCGCATCTCGCGGCGCAGCACTTCGTCTTCGGTCTTGGTGTTGCCGCGATAGTTGATGCGGTTGACGTAGGCACGCTTGCCCGGGTCGACCACGAACATGATGTCGACGGTGTGGTCTTCATCGTTCGGCTTCGGCACGCCGTTGACGTTGGCGAAGGTATAGCCTTCGTTGCCCAGACGACGGGTAATCAGATCGGAAGTGGTGGTCATCACCTTGCGCGAGAATACCTGGCCTGGCTGCACCAGCAGCAGCGACTTGACCTGGTCTTCCGGCACCTTCAGGTCACCCGACAGCTTGACGTCGCGGACGGTGTACTTCTCGCCTTCGTTGATGTTGACGGTGATGTAGACGTGCTTCTTGTCCGGCGTGATGGACACCTGGGTGGAGGCAATGTCCATGTTGATGTAGCCGCGGTCCAGGTAGTAGGAACGCAGGCGTTCCAGGTCACCGGACAGCTTTTCGCGGGCATACTTGTCGTCGTTCTTGAAGAACGACAACCAGTTGGTGGTCTTCAGCTCGAACAGCTGCGCCAGGGTCTCGTCGTCGAACACGTTGTTGCCAACGATGTTGATGTGCTGGATAGCGGCGACGGTGCCTTCGTTGATCTTGATCTTCAGCGCCACCCGGTTGCGCGGCTGCGGCACCACCTCGGCGTCGACTTCGGCCGAATAGCGGCCCTGGGCCACGTACTGACGCTGCAGCTCGTTACGCACGCCTTCGAGAGTGGCTCGCTGGAAGATCTCGCCTTCGGCCAGGCCCGATTGCTTCAGGCCCTTCATCAGGTCTTCGGTGCTGATCGCCTTGTTGCCTTCGATCTCGATGCTCGATACCGATGGGCGTTCAACCACGTTGATGATCAGGACATTGCCATCGCGGTTCAGCTGGATGTCCTGGAAGAAGCCGGTCTTGAACAGGGAACGGGTCGATTCCACCAGGCGGCGGTCATCGGCCTGGTCGCCGACGTTGAGCGGCAGCGCACCGAACACACTGCCGGCGGAAACCCGCTGCAGGCCGTTGACGCGGATATCGGAGATGGTGAAGGACTCGGCGTGAACTTCAGCGATCATCAGTGCGGACATGACCGCAGTTAGCAGCAGACGTTTCATGAAGTCCTTTTATTCCAACTGGCAATAAACAACCCGCCGCGACAAAACGGCAGGTTCGCAATTGAGCGAAGCTTTATAGTCGACCCAGATCGTTGATCAGGGCGAGCAACATCACCCCTATGACCAAACTGATACCGATCTGGACCCCCCAACCTTGCACCCGATCCGACAGCGGACGACCGCGCACCCACTCGACCAGGTAAAACAGCAAATGCCCCCCATCCAGAACCGGGATGGGCAGCAGGTTAAGAACCCCCAGGCTTATGCTCAGGTAGGCCAGGAAATTCAGGAAATCCCCGACGCCGGACTGGGCTGAAGCGCCCGCCACTTTAGCAATGGTTATCGGTCCGCTCAAGTTTTTTACCGAGAGCTCCCCGAACAGCATTTTCTTCAGCGATTCAAGGGTCAGGACACTCATGCTCCAGGTACGCGACAAGCCCTCAGCCACCGCGTCCAGCGGGCCGTAGCTGACTTCGCGGAGCATGCTGGCAGGCCATTCGCCACCTTTTACCCCGGCACCGAGATAGCCCCCGGCAGCCTTGCCCTCGCCCTTGCGCGCCAGGGTTACCGGCAACTCCAGGGCAGCGCCGTCACGCTCGACACGCACCAGCACCTTGGCTTGCGGGCGGGCGCGCACGGCGTCGACCACCTGCTGCCACTCGCTCACGGCAATACCGTCGAGGGCCAGCAGCCTGTCGCCGGTTTTCAGGCCGGCGGCAGCAGCCGGCCCTTTCGGATCGATTTCGGCCAGCACCGGCACGATCGCCGGACGCCAAGGCTGCAGGCCCAGGGACTGGATCGGGTCCGGCTCGTCGGCACCCTTGAGCCAGCTGTCCAGCTTCACCTGCAGCTGGCGCTCGGCAGTGGCGCCCTCGTCGCGCACGCCCACCTGCAAGGTACCGCTCTCGCCCAGGCGACGGACCAGCTGCAGGTTGACCGCCGCCCAGCCATTGGTCGGCTTGCCATCGATGGAGACGATTTCCTGACCTGCGGTCAGGCCTGCCGATGCTGCCAGGCTGCCCGCTTCGACGGCGCCGATCACCGGGCGGACCTGCTGGGTACCCAGCATCGCCAACACCCAGAAGAACAGGATTGCCAGCAGGAAGTTGGCAATCGGGCCGGCCGCGACGATGGCAATGCGCTGGCGCACGGACTTGCGGTTGAACGAGTGGTCGAGCAGCGCCGGCGGCACCTCGCCCTCGCGCTCGTCGAGCATCTTGACGTAGCCACCCAGCGGAATCGCCGCGACCACGAACTCGGTGCCATGGCGGTCATGCCAGCGCAGCAACGGCGTGCCGAAGCCCACCGAGAAACGCAGCACCTTGACCCCACAGCGACGCGCCACCCAGAAGTGGCCGAATTCATGGAAGGTGACCAGCACCCCCAAGGCCACGAGGGTGCCGATAATCATGTAGAGCGCTGTCATATCCATCTCCGAATGATGTTCAGCGGGCCGGCGTCATGCCCAGCCCCCTCATGAACCGTGGCGGGCCTGCATCAGCGACCGTGGCGCCTCAGCCATTCACGGGAAAGCTCCCGGGCACGCTGGTCGGCGGCGAACACCGCGTCCAGCGACGGCAGCGGCACGACGGACTCCTGAGCGAGCACCTGTTCGATCATACGCGCGATCTCCGGGAAGCGGATACGCCGTTGGAGAAATGCCTCGACCGCGACTTCGTTGGCGGCATTGAGCACGGCCGGCGCGCTGTTGCCAGCCTCGGCAGCCTGCCGCGCCAGGCGCAGGCAAGGGAAGCGCTGTTCGTCGGGTGCCTGGAAATCCAGACGGGCGATGGCGAACAGGTCCAGCGGGGCCACCCCGGAATCGATCCGTTCGGGCCAGGCCAGGGCGTTGGCGATCGGCGTGCGCATGTCCGGGTTACCCAACTGCGCCAGCACCGAACCATCAACGTAGTCCACCAGGGAGTGGATCACGCTTTGCGGATGCACCACCACCTCGACCTTGGCCGGTGCCGCATCGAACAACCAGCAAGCCTCGATCAGTTCCAGGCCCTTGTTCATCATGCTGGCGGAATCCACCGAAATCTTGCGCCCCATGGACCAGTTGGGGTGCGCGCAAGCCTGCTCCGGGGTGACGTCGAGCAATGCCTCGACGGGCGTCTCGCGGAACGGGCCACCGGAAGCGGTCAGCAGGATCCGGCGTACGCCTACGGCATGCAGGCCACGTGCATAGTCGCCGGGCATGCACTGGAAGATCGCATTGTGCTCGCTGTCGATCGGCAGCAACACAGCGCCGCTGCGCCGCACCGCGTCCATGAACAGCGCACCGGACATCACCAGCGCCTCCTTGTTGGCCAGCAGCACCTTCTTGCCCGCCTCGACCGCGGCGAGGGTGGGACGCAAGCCGGCAGCACCGACGATGGCTGCCATCACGGCGTCGACCTCCGGCGCGCAAGCCACCTGGCACAACCCGGCTTCGCCTTCCAGCACTTCGGTGGCGCAGCCCGCCGCAGCCAGGCCTTCGCGCAGACGGACGGCCGCCTCGGCCACCGGCACCACGGCAAACGCCGGGCGATGGCGCAAACACAGGGCGAGCAATTCGTCGATACGCGAATAGCCGCTCAGGGCGAACACCTGGTAGCGGTCGGGATGGCGTGCGATGACATCCAGCGTGCTCAGGCCGATGGAACCGGTGGCCCCGAGCACGGTAATGCGCTGCGGACGGCTCACATCACACCCCATTCCGCTGCCCACAACAGCACGGCGAAAATCGGGATGGCAGCCGTCAGGCTGTCGATGCGGTCCAGCACCCCGCCATGACCGGGCAGCAGGTTGCTGCTGTCCTTGATGCCGGAGCGGCGCTTGAACATGCTTTCGGTCAGGTCACCAACCACCGACGACATGACCACCAGCGCGGCACCCAACAGGCCCAGCAGGATCTGACCGAAGCTCCAGTCGCGGCTGATACCGACCACCGCCGTGATCACCAGGCTGACCGCCAGGCCGCCATACACGCCTTCCCAACTTTTGCCCGGGCTGACCTGCGGGGCCAGCTTGCGCTTGCCGAAGGCACGACCGGAGAAATACGCACCGATATCGGCGGCCCATACCAGCACCATGACCGACAGGATCAGCCAGTTACCCAGTGACCAGTGCTTGAGCAGCACCAGCCCCTGCCAGGCCGGCAGCAGCACCAGCAGGCCGATCAGCAGCCGGCAGGCGGCACTGGCCCACAGCTCGCTGCTGCGCGGATAGGTCAGCACCAGCCAGGTAGCCAGCCCCCACCAGATCACCGCAGCGCCGAGCACCCACGGCGCCAGCTCGGGAAGGATGTATAGCAGCATCAGCGCCCCGGCCACCACCACGGCATAGGCGATGCGCAGCGGCTGGGCCATCAGCCCGGCCAGGCGTGCCCACTCCCAGGCGCCGAGGGTTACCACAAAGCCGATGAACAGGGCGAAATCCCCGCCATTGAGCAGGAAGAAGCCACCCAGCGCGATCGGCAGCAGGATCAGCGCGGTAATGATGCGTTGTTTAAGCATTAAGCACGAGCTCCAGCCTCGACCTGCTCGCTGGTCTTCCCGAAGCGGCGCTGGCGCGAAGCGAAATCGGCCAGGGCATTGCGCATGGCCTCGTGTTTGAAGTCCGGCCAGTACAGGTCGGAGAAATACAACTCGGCGTAGGCCAGCTGCCACAGCAGGAAGTTGCTGATGCGGTGCTCACCACCGGTGCGGATGCACAAGTCCGGCAGCGGCAGCTCGCCGGTTGCCAGGCAGGCTTGCAGCAGGCCTGGGGTGATGTCCTCCGGGCGCAGGTGCCCGGCTTGCACTTCCCGCGCCAGCCGTTGGGCGGCCTGGGCGATGTCCCACTGGCCACCATAATTGGCCGCGATCTGCAGGATGAAACGGTTGTTGCCGGCGGTCAGTGCCTCGGCCTCGCGCATGGCAGCCTGCAGCTCCGGATGGAAACGTGAACGGTCACCAATGATACGCAGGCTGATGTTGTTCTCGTTCAGCCGCCTGGCCTCGCGACGCAGGGCCGAGAAGAACAGCTCCATCAGCGCACCGACCTCTTCGGCGGGGCGCTGCCAGTTCTCGCTGGAGAACGCGAACAGGGTCAGCACCTCGACCCCGGATTCGGCACACACTTCGATGACCGCGCGAACGGCGTCGACACCCGCCTTGTGCCCGGCAACGCCGGGCAGCAGGCGCTTTTTCGCCCAGCGGTTGTTGCCATCCATGATGATCGCGACATGACGCGGCACCGAGGACGGCACCGCTGGCTTGGTCTTTTCCATTAAAAAACCCCGGCCTTAGACGGCCATCAGGTCCTTTTCCTTGGCTTTGAAGGCGGCATCGACTTCGGCAACGAACTTGTCGGTCAGCTTCTGGATCTCGTCAGCAGCGCGACGCTCTTCGTCTTCGCTGATTTCCTTGTCCTTGGTCAGCTTTTTCAGCTCGGCCAGGGCATCGCGGCGCACGTTGCGCACAGCGACCTTGGCATCCTCGGCAACGCCGCTGGCCTGCTTGGTGTAGCCCTTGCGGGTCTCCTCGGTCAGGGCCGGCATCGGTACACGGATGGTGGTGCCGGCGCTGGACGGGTTCAGGCCCAGGTCGGAGGTGAGGATGGCCTTCTCGATGGCAGCGCTGAGGTTCTTGTCGTGGGCGACGATCTTCAGGGTGCGGGCATCTTCGACGGTGATCGCAGCC
Proteins encoded:
- the lpxB gene encoding lipid-A-disaccharide synthase; its protein translation is MAQLCVALVAGEASGDILGSGLMRALKARHPDVRFIGVGGPLMEAEGLQSYFPMERLAVMGLVEVLGRLRELLKRRKLLIETLIGERPDAFIGIDAPDFTLNIELKLRQAGIKTVHYVSPSVWAWRQKRVLKIREGCDLMLTLLPFEARFYEEKGVPVRFVGHPLADTIPLEADRPAARAELGLGEGPVVALMPGSRGGEVGRLGALFLDAAERLCQQVPGVRFVLPCANAARRAQIEQMLEGRQLPLTLLDGQSHQALAACDAVLIASGTATLEALLYKRPMVVAYRLAPLTYWILKRLVKSPYVSLPNLLAQRALVPELLQDDATSEALANTLAPLVANGSQQTERFDEIHRTLRRDASNQAAEAVLALLKDR
- the lpxA gene encoding acyl-ACP--UDP-N-acetylglucosamine O-acyltransferase; amino-acid sequence: MNSIDPRAIIDPSAKLADGVEVGPWSIVGPDVEIGEGTVIGPHVVLKGPTRIGKHNRIFQFSSIGEDTPDLKYKGEPTRLVIGDHNVIREGVTIHRGTIQDRAETTVGDHNLIMAYAHIGHDSVIGNHCILVNNTALAGHVHVGDWAILSGYTLVHQYCHIGAHAFSGMGTAIGKDVPAFVTVFGSPAEARSMNFEGMRRRGFSDEVIHVLRRCYKIVYRQGLTVEDALKELDELAAQHPEVELFRQSIVNSARGITR
- the bamA gene encoding outer membrane protein assembly factor BamA, giving the protein MKRLLLTAVMSALMIAEVHAESFTISDIRVNGLQRVSAGSVFGALPLNVGDQADDRRLVESTRSLFKTGFFQDIQLNRDGNVLIINVVERPSVSSIEIEGNKAISTEDLMKGLKQSGLAEGEIFQRATLEGVRNELQRQYVAQGRYSAEVDAEVVPQPRNRVALKIKINEGTVAAIQHINIVGNNVFDDETLAQLFELKTTNWLSFFKNDDKYAREKLSGDLERLRSYYLDRGYINMDIASTQVSITPDKKHVYITVNINEGEKYTVRDVKLSGDLKVPEDQVKSLLLVQPGQVFSRKVMTTTSDLITRRLGNEGYTFANVNGVPKPNDEDHTVDIMFVVDPGKRAYVNRINYRGNTKTEDEVLRREMRQMEGGWASTYLIDQSKTRLERLGFFKEVNVETPPVPGTDDQVDVNYSVEEQASGSITASVGFAQSAGLILGGSISQSNFLGTGNKVSIGLTRSEYQTRYNFGFVDPYFTADGVSLGYNAFYRSTDYDDLDVDVASYAVDSYGAGVSLGYPISETSRLTYGLSVQQDKIKTGKYTVDEIFDFLEQEGDSFLNFKASIGWSESTLNKGVLATRGHSQSLTLESTIPGSDLSFFKLDYRGQLFKPITNDYTLRLHTELGYGDGYGSTSGLPFYENYFAGGFNSVRGFKDSSLGPRSTPSRGEANGGKPGTIADPDQDPLPFGGNVLVQGGVELLFPLPFVKDQRSLRTSVFWDVGNVFDTNCGNQPDCEKVGFSGMASSVGLGVTWITALGPLSFSLAMPVKKPDDADTQVFQFSLGQTF
- a CDS encoding OmpH family outer membrane protein; this encodes MRKLTQLAVVAAALVATPAFAEMKVAVLNYQMALLESDAAKKYAVDAEKKFGPQLTKLKSLESSAKGIQDRLIKGGDKMQQQERERLELEFKQKARDFQFQSKELNEAKAVADRDMLKQLKPKLDGAVEEVIKKGGYDLVLERGAVIDVKPQYDITRQVIERMNQAR
- the rnhB gene encoding ribonuclease HII, yielding MQIGLDFNLVEDLVAGVDEVGRGPLCGAVVTAAVILDPARPILGLNDSKKLTEARREALFDEICEKALSFCIARAEVEEIDRLNILHATMLAMQRAVEGLHITPKLALIDGNRCPKLAVPASPVVKGDSQVPAIAAASILAKVTRDREMSAFELIYPGYGIGGHKGYPTPVHLEALARLGPTPIHRRSFAPVRAAWDAREGVTASLI
- the fabZ gene encoding 3-hydroxyacyl-ACP dehydratase FabZ, translating into MMDINEIREYLPHRYPFLLVDRVTDLDYEAQSIRAYKNVSINEPFFNGHFPAHPIMPGVLIIEAMAQAAGILGFKMLDAKPADGTLYYFVGSDKLRFRQPVLPGDQLVLEAKFLSRKSMIWKFECRALVDGKPVCSAEITCAERSL
- the lpxD gene encoding UDP-3-O-(3-hydroxymyristoyl)glucosamine N-acyltransferase, which encodes MTVTMTLGQLAEALGATLKGPEALQITGLATLQEAGPGQLSFLANPQYRKYLDNSQAAAVLLKAADAEGFAGNALIVADPYLAYARISHLFDPKPKAVAGIHPSAVVAEDAQVDASASIGPFAVIESGARIAANVSVGAHCVVGARCVIGEGGWLAPRVTLYHDVTIGKRVVIQSGAVIGGEGFGFANEKGVWRKIAQIGGVTIGDDVEIGVNTAVDRGALSDTRIADGVKLDNQIQIAHNVQIGEHTAMAACVGISGSTRIGKHCTIAGGVGMVGHIDVCDNVFVSGMTMVTRSITEPGAYSSGTAMQPLAEWRKSAARIRHLDDMAKRLQQVEKRVDTVTSGGQPTSEG